Proteins from a single region of Oncorhynchus tshawytscha isolate Ot180627B linkage group LG03, Otsh_v2.0, whole genome shotgun sequence:
- the pmvk gene encoding phosphomevalonate kinase: MATVEPKLILLFSGKRKSGKDYVTDLIHQRLGPDVCCILRLSGPLKQQYAQDHGLDFDELLGAGEYKEKYRADMIQWGEKQREKDPGFFCRVAIKEAQQPIWIVSDTRRLSDLQWFWREYPSQSRCVRVEASEETRRERGWEFTTGIDDAESECGLDQGVDFDWIIKNEGDGSQLEEQLATGLLSIAKEKVKED, encoded by the exons ATGGCGACAGTAGAACCCAAACTCATCCTTTTATTTAGCGGGAAACGCAAATCTGGAAAAGATTACGTGACGGATTTGATTCACCAAAG ACTAGGTCCAGATGTATGCTGTATCTTGCGTCTCTCGGGTCCTCTTAAACAGCAATACGCACAG GACCATGGATTGGACTTTGATGAGCTGTTGGGAGCAGGTGAGTACAAGGAGAAGTACCGTGCTGACATGATCCAGTGGGgtgagaagcagagggagaaggaCCCAGGGTTCTTCTGTCGTGTGGCCATCAAGGAGGCCCAGCAGCCTATCTGG ATTGTGAGTGATACGCGGCGTCTGTCAGACCTGCAGTGGTTCTGGAGGGAGTATCCTAGTCAGTCTCGCTGTGTTCGGGTGGAGGCCTCAGAAGAGACacggagggagaggggctgggagTTCACAACAG gaatAGATGATGCAGAGTCTGAATGTGGGCTCGACCAAGGAGTGGATTTTGATTGGATAATCAAAAATGAGGGCGATGGATCCCAACTGGAGGAGCAGCTTGCTACTGGGCTGCTCTCAATAGCCAAAGAAAAGGTGAAAGAAGACTGA